A window of the Roseovarius sp. S88 genome harbors these coding sequences:
- the secA gene encoding preprotein translocase subunit SecA has product MLGIGTVAKKIFGTPNDRKIKATRPLVDKINALEPEFEALSDQGLIDKSDEFKGRIEAGESLDDLLPEAFANCREAARRALGLRAFDVQLMGGIFLHQGNISEMKTGEGKTLVATFPAYLNALTGGNVHIVTVNDYLAKRDAEWMGKVYSALGMTTGVVYPQQPEPEKKEAYAADVTYATNNELGFDYLRDNMKSSLEEMNQRGHFFAIVDEVDSILIDEARTPLIISGQAQDRSDLYVSIDKLIPLLQEEHYTIDEKTKNVTFTDDGNEYLESILHENDLLEEEQSLYDPESTTIVHHVNQGLRAHKMFLKDRDYIVRDGNVVLIDEFTGRMMTGRRLSEGLHQAIEAKEGCDIQPENVTLAQVTFQNYFRLYDKLAGMTGTAATEAEEFGQIYGLGVVEVPTNQPIERKDEDDAVYRTEREKFEAIIGAIQKAHEKGQPILVGTTSIEKSESLSALLTKADVKHNVLNARQHEQEAQIIAEAGKLGAVTIATNMAGRGTDIKLGGNVELKILEAIAADPEADPEALRQRIEAEHAADENAVKEAGGLYVLATERHESRRIDNQLRGRSGRQGDPGRSSFFLSLEDDLMRIFGSERLEKVLATLGMKEGEAIIHPWVNKSLERAQAKVEGRNFDIRKQLLKFDDVMNEQRKVIFKQRLDIMKAEDLSEITSDMRGEVIDDLIDRYMPPKSYADQWDMEGFKADVAQQLSLDLPMVEWGDEEGVDDDEIADRIENAALEMMTDKAEKFGPENMRMIEKQVLLQTIDAKWREHLLTLEHLRSVVGFRGYAQRDPLNEYKNEAFQLFESMLDGLRQDVTQKLSQVRPMTEEEQQAMLQQIEAQRAAMAGAVEQAVSEDNPAGDALEGFDETDPTTWGNPGRNEKCPCGSGKKFKHCHGRLN; this is encoded by the coding sequence ATGCTGGGTATTGGAACGGTTGCTAAAAAGATTTTCGGAACGCCGAATGATCGTAAAATCAAGGCAACGCGGCCTTTGGTGGATAAAATTAACGCTCTAGAGCCAGAATTTGAGGCGCTTAGTGACCAAGGACTGATCGACAAATCTGATGAATTTAAAGGCCGGATTGAGGCGGGTGAGAGCCTGGATGATCTGTTGCCTGAGGCATTTGCAAACTGTCGTGAAGCCGCCCGTAGGGCGCTGGGCCTGAGAGCTTTTGACGTCCAGTTGATGGGCGGCATTTTTCTGCATCAAGGCAACATCTCGGAAATGAAGACGGGCGAAGGCAAAACGCTCGTTGCGACCTTCCCCGCCTATTTGAACGCATTGACCGGTGGCAATGTTCATATCGTCACGGTCAACGACTATCTCGCGAAACGCGACGCGGAATGGATGGGCAAAGTTTATTCCGCGCTTGGCATGACCACGGGCGTGGTTTACCCGCAGCAGCCTGAGCCTGAGAAAAAAGAGGCTTATGCTGCAGATGTGACCTATGCCACCAACAATGAGCTTGGCTTTGACTATCTGCGAGACAATATGAAGTCCTCGCTTGAGGAAATGAACCAGCGCGGGCATTTTTTCGCAATCGTGGATGAAGTAGATTCGATCCTGATCGACGAGGCGCGGACACCGCTCATTATATCTGGTCAGGCGCAGGATCGCAGCGATTTGTATGTGTCCATCGACAAACTCATTCCGCTTTTGCAGGAAGAGCACTACACGATCGACGAAAAGACCAAGAACGTGACTTTCACGGACGACGGTAACGAATATCTTGAGAGCATTTTGCACGAAAACGACCTTCTTGAGGAAGAACAGTCTCTGTACGATCCAGAAAGCACGACCATCGTGCACCACGTAAACCAGGGTCTTCGAGCACATAAAATGTTCCTGAAAGACCGCGATTATATTGTTCGGGATGGGAATGTCGTTCTGATTGACGAATTCACTGGTCGTATGATGACTGGTCGACGTTTGTCGGAAGGTCTGCACCAGGCAATTGAAGCGAAAGAGGGTTGTGACATTCAGCCTGAGAACGTGACTTTGGCGCAGGTGACATTTCAGAATTATTTCCGGCTTTATGACAAGCTTGCAGGTATGACCGGTACGGCGGCGACAGAGGCTGAAGAGTTTGGTCAAATCTACGGACTGGGTGTTGTAGAGGTTCCCACCAACCAGCCAATTGAGCGCAAGGATGAAGATGACGCGGTGTATCGCACCGAACGCGAAAAGTTCGAGGCGATTATCGGAGCCATTCAAAAAGCGCATGAAAAAGGCCAACCCATTCTTGTGGGCACAACTTCGATTGAGAAGTCTGAGTCTCTCAGCGCGCTTCTGACCAAGGCGGATGTGAAACACAATGTTCTGAACGCTCGGCAGCATGAGCAAGAGGCGCAGATCATCGCTGAGGCGGGCAAGCTGGGTGCGGTGACAATCGCGACAAACATGGCCGGACGAGGTACGGATATCAAGCTTGGCGGCAATGTCGAGTTGAAGATCCTTGAAGCAATCGCTGCAGACCCTGAAGCTGACCCAGAGGCACTTCGTCAAAGAATAGAGGCGGAACATGCAGCCGATGAAAATGCGGTCAAGGAGGCTGGTGGCCTCTATGTTCTGGCCACTGAGCGCCATGAAAGCCGTCGGATCGACAATCAGTTGCGTGGTCGTTCCGGGCGTCAGGGCGATCCTGGGCGGTCCTCGTTTTTCTTGAGCCTCGAAGATGATCTGATGCGGATTTTCGGCTCTGAACGGTTGGAAAAGGTCCTTGCGACACTTGGCATGAAAGAAGGCGAGGCGATCATTCATCCTTGGGTCAACAAAAGTCTTGAACGTGCGCAGGCCAAGGTTGAAGGGCGTAACTTTGACATCCGTAAGCAGCTTTTGAAGTTTGACGACGTGATGAATGAGCAGCGCAAAGTGATCTTCAAACAACGCCTAGACATCATGAAAGCGGAAGACCTGTCCGAAATCACGTCCGACATGCGCGGCGAAGTGATTGATGATCTTATTGACCGCTACATGCCACCCAAAAGCTATGCCGATCAGTGGGATATGGAGGGCTTCAAGGCAGATGTTGCCCAACAGCTTTCTCTTGATTTGCCAATGGTCGAGTGGGGTGATGAAGAGGGCGTAGATGACGACGAGATTGCAGACCGGATTGAAAATGCAGCACTTGAAATGATGACGGACAAGGCTGAGAAATTTGGCCCTGAAAACATGCGTATGATTGAAAAGCAGGTGCTTTTGCAGACCATTGATGCCAAGTGGCGCGAGCATCTATTGACGCTGGAACATCTACGCAGTGTTGTTGGATTTCGCGGGTATGCGCAGCGCGACCCACTTAACGAATACAAAAACGAAGCGTTTCAGCTATTTGAATCGATGTTGGACGGGCTTCGCCAGGACGTAACTCAAAAACTGTCGCAAGTTCGTCCAATGACGGAAGAAGAACAGCAAGCCATGCTTCAACAAATAGAAGCGCAACGCGCGGCGATGGCAGGGGCCGTTGAGCAAGCGGTAAGCGAAGACAATCCTGCCGGTGACGCGCTGGAGGGCTTCGATGAAACCGATCCGACGACCTGGGGCAATCCTGGTCGCAACGAAAAATGCCCATGCGGATCAGGTAAAAAATTCAAACACTGCCATGGCAGATTGAATTAA
- a CDS encoding (deoxy)nucleoside triphosphate pyrophosphohydrolase, with translation MKTVLVSAVALIDVEGRVLLAQRPEGKSMAGLWEFPGGKVEDSETPEVALIRELEEELGINTWESCLAPLTFASHSYDDFHLLMPLFACRKWEGSPQSREGQTLKWVRPNNLREYPMPAADIPLIPILRDWL, from the coding sequence TTGAAAACTGTTCTGGTATCCGCGGTGGCCCTGATTGACGTTGAAGGTCGCGTCCTACTGGCCCAGCGCCCCGAAGGTAAATCCATGGCAGGCCTGTGGGAATTTCCCGGCGGCAAGGTGGAAGACAGCGAAACACCCGAAGTCGCGCTGATCCGCGAGCTGGAAGAAGAGCTTGGCATCAACACCTGGGAGAGCTGCCTCGCGCCTCTGACCTTCGCCAGTCACAGTTATGACGATTTCCACCTCCTCATGCCGCTCTTCGCTTGCCGCAAATGGGAAGGGTCCCCGCAATCTCGGGAAGGTCAGACACTGAAATGGGTGCGTCCAAATAATCTGCGCGAATACCCAATGCCCGCGGCAGACATCCCGTTGATCCCGATCCTACGCGATTGGCTTTAG
- a CDS encoding peptidylprolyl isomerase, which produces MLQSFKTFIAASCVLGAISTGAFAQDEVDPNQVLATVNGTEITLAHVIALRSELPQQYDQFPSALLFQGIMDQLVQHTLMMQSIEGNASFKSQIAIENETRAIMAGEVLQGIVSEDPSEDSLRTLYDEKYPVDLQETEYRASHILVETKEEAAALVADLEGGADFAELARKKSTGPSGPSGGDLGWFGAGDMVEPFFEAVVELEQGEVSPPVQTTFGWHVIRLAESRSRARPEFDTVKAQLIEEARQASVEAFVSDLRENAEITRAATDDINPDVILNFDLLEQ; this is translated from the coding sequence ATGTTGCAATCATTCAAGACTTTCATCGCCGCGTCCTGCGTGCTCGGTGCCATTTCGACAGGGGCTTTCGCTCAAGATGAAGTCGACCCAAATCAGGTGCTTGCAACTGTAAATGGAACGGAAATCACTCTGGCCCACGTGATAGCGTTACGCTCTGAACTGCCCCAGCAGTACGATCAATTTCCATCGGCGCTATTGTTCCAGGGCATTATGGACCAACTTGTCCAACATACCCTCATGATGCAGTCCATCGAAGGGAATGCATCGTTCAAAAGCCAGATCGCGATTGAAAACGAAACGCGGGCAATCATGGCGGGCGAAGTTCTGCAAGGCATCGTCTCTGAAGACCCTTCCGAAGACAGCCTGAGAACCCTCTATGATGAAAAGTATCCCGTGGACCTTCAGGAGACTGAATATCGCGCCTCGCATATTCTGGTCGAGACAAAAGAAGAGGCCGCGGCGCTTGTTGCCGATCTTGAGGGTGGAGCCGATTTTGCAGAGCTTGCCCGCAAAAAATCTACCGGCCCCTCAGGTCCATCCGGTGGTGATCTTGGTTGGTTCGGAGCAGGCGACATGGTCGAACCCTTCTTTGAAGCTGTCGTTGAGCTTGAGCAGGGTGAAGTGTCACCGCCTGTGCAAACCACATTTGGCTGGCATGTTATTCGCCTGGCTGAGAGCCGCTCGCGCGCACGCCCCGAATTCGACACTGTTAAGGCCCAACTTATCGAAGAAGCGCGGCAGGCGTCAGTCGAAGCTTTTGTCTCTGATCTGCGTGAAAATGCCGAAATCACACGCGCGGCAACGGACGATATCAATCCGGACGTCATTCTGAACTTCGATCTTTTGGAGCAATAA
- the argJ gene encoding bifunctional glutamate N-acetyltransferase/amino-acid acetyltransferase ArgJ, whose product MGNAPTVSPLAPESFPDLPLINGARFAAVEAGVRYKGRKDVTLVALDPGSVVAGVFTKSATRSAAVLDCQEKIGTPSDSGAAIIVNSGNANAFTGKNGKESVNAIANAVAETLNLPSDRVFTSSTGVIGESLPHDRICAKIEEAVGALSETHLPDAAHAIMTTDTFAKGAGATVSVDGQQIHIAGIAKGSGMIAPDMATMLVYIFTDARMEREVLQQMVTALNKKTFNCITVDSDTSTSDTLLVAATGASGVQVTDKSVGFMEALRSVMLDLAHQVVRDGEGATKFVEISVSGASSDADAKTHAMAIANSPLVKTAIAGEDPNWGRVVMAIGKSGAPADRDLLSIWFGETLVAEKGWVSDTYREEDGAAHMKNDKIEIRVDLGLGGGTATVWTCDLTHGYISINADYRS is encoded by the coding sequence ATGGGCAATGCACCCACTGTTTCGCCGTTGGCACCGGAGTCGTTTCCTGATCTTCCCTTAATCAATGGCGCGCGGTTCGCAGCTGTCGAGGCAGGTGTGCGGTACAAGGGACGCAAAGACGTCACACTCGTAGCGCTTGATCCTGGGTCAGTTGTTGCAGGTGTCTTTACCAAATCCGCCACCCGGTCTGCAGCAGTTCTAGATTGTCAGGAGAAAATAGGAACGCCATCTGACAGCGGCGCTGCCATCATCGTGAATTCCGGCAATGCCAATGCTTTTACTGGCAAAAATGGAAAAGAGTCAGTGAACGCCATCGCGAATGCAGTCGCCGAGACACTCAACTTACCATCAGACCGCGTATTCACGTCATCTACCGGAGTAATAGGTGAAAGCCTGCCCCATGACCGAATATGCGCAAAGATCGAAGAGGCGGTTGGAGCGCTGTCTGAAACCCATCTACCAGACGCCGCGCATGCAATCATGACGACAGATACGTTCGCCAAAGGCGCCGGCGCGACCGTGTCAGTTGACGGTCAACAGATCCATATTGCAGGCATCGCCAAAGGATCCGGCATGATTGCCCCCGATATGGCCACGATGCTGGTCTACATCTTCACGGATGCTCGGATGGAGCGCGAAGTCTTGCAGCAAATGGTGACAGCGCTCAACAAAAAGACCTTCAACTGCATCACCGTCGATAGCGACACATCTACGTCTGATACACTTCTGGTCGCCGCAACCGGAGCATCCGGCGTGCAGGTCACCGACAAAAGTGTTGGTTTTATGGAAGCCTTACGTTCCGTCATGCTCGATCTCGCACATCAGGTCGTGCGCGACGGCGAAGGGGCCACCAAGTTCGTGGAAATTTCTGTGTCCGGCGCATCAAGCGATGCAGACGCCAAAACCCACGCCATGGCCATCGCCAATTCACCCTTGGTGAAAACAGCCATCGCAGGCGAAGACCCAAACTGGGGCAGGGTGGTCATGGCCATCGGCAAATCTGGCGCACCAGCAGACCGAGACCTCCTGTCGATCTGGTTTGGTGAGACTCTGGTGGCCGAAAAAGGCTGGGTTAGTGACACATATCGCGAAGAAGACGGTGCGGCGCATATGAAAAACGACAAGATTGAGATCCGCGTTGACCTCGGTCTTGGCGGGGGGACCGCCACAGTCTGGACCTGCGATCTGACCCACGGATACATCTCTATCAACGCGGACTACCGGTCTTGA